A single window of Nicotiana sylvestris chromosome 5, ASM39365v2, whole genome shotgun sequence DNA harbors:
- the LOC104217423 gene encoding F-box protein At5g07610: MQGLKIKIPKTAELEQPTSAEIVASIDDLLIQILLHLPITSLLYFKTVSKHWLSLITNPKFSILCHPNPNPAIGLFLPSYVLKPKFDYVHFNSQNLTKPPFKKLKFTKDPSGITILQSCNGLLLCCSNRIRQPINYYVYNPTTKHYTTLPKSFLGTENSNIHGLSLAFDPIKSPRYKVICIRNSVSSPEHYQIEIYSSETGPWRLSGGPFIADVNFSKGVYWNGSIHWISTIGNLNSLCYNIDLESLGVIPMPPVPDNYVSVTISYFGESCDHLHLIQISNPQIQFDVYEMKRDYSEWFVKYKVDLHPIASAFPMMTNTYLDPFEIDYYNFAILSLVRGRREEDAFMVLGIPGDCKAIRYNLVSKSYEKLCDDEVGDEQVWFFSAAGVFEYIESLCCV, translated from the coding sequence ATGCAAGGTCTCAAAATCAAGATTCCCAAAACTGCAGAGTTAGAACAACCAACATCAGCTGAAATAGTTGCTTCTATTGATGATCTCTTGATTCAAATTTTATTACACCTACCTATAACATCACTTCTCTACTTCAAAACAGTATCCAAACATTGGCTTTCTCTCATTACTAATCCAAAATTTTCTATCCTTTGTCACCCTAATCCAAATCCTGCTATAGGCCTTTTCTTGCCCTCTTATGTTTTAAAACCCAAGTTTGATTATGTCCATTTTAATAGCCAAAATCTCACAAAGCCACCATTCAAGAAACTCAAATTTACTAAGGACCCTTCTGGCATTACTATTCTACAATCTTGTAACGGACTATTACTTTGTTGCAGTAACCGAATTCGTCAACCTATAAATTACTATGTTTATAACCCTACTACAAAACATTACACAACACTTCCAAAATCATTTCTTGGAACTGAAAATTCCAATATTCATGGTTTAAGTTTAGCTTTTGACCCTATCAAGTCTCCTCGCTATAAAGTAATTTGTATCCGCAACTCAGTGTCGTCTCCTGAACATTATCAGATTGAAATTTACTCATCTGAAACAGGTCCCTGGAGATTATCAGGCGGTCCATTTATCGCTGATGTTAATTTTAGTAAAGGGGTTTATTGGAATGGATCAATTCATTGGATTAGTACTATTGGCAACTTGAATTCTTTATGTTACAATATTGATCTTGAGAGTTTAGGAGTAATACCAATGCCACCTGTGCCCGATAACTACGTATCAGTAACCATTAGCTATTTCGGTGAATCTTGTGATCATTTGCACCTTATACAAATTTCTAATCCACAAATCCAGTTTGATGTATATGAGATGAAAAGGGACTATTCAGAATGGTTTGTTAAGTACAAGGTTGATCTTCATCCTATTGCTTCTGCTTTTCCTATGATGACTAATACATATCTTGATCCTTTTGAAATTGATTACTATAACTTCGCGATATTATCTCTGGTTCGAGGTAGACGAGAAGAGGATGCATTTATGGTACTGGGAATTCCTGGTGATTGTAAGGCGATAAGGTACAATCTTGTAAGCAAGAGTTATGAGAAGCTATGTGATGATGAGGTTGGAGATGAACAAGTTTGGTTTTTTAGTGCAGCTGGTGTTTTTGAGTATATTGAGTCTTTGTGTTGTGTTTGA
- the LOC104217429 gene encoding amino acid transporter AVT6C-like translates to MAPAKNEAGADIPLLPKTKSNTRENQLLILRAVFNVSTSIIGAGIMSVPATLKVLGVIPAFILIVLVALLVDISVDFMLRFTYAGDSKTYAALMNESFGKIGSVAVQIAVMFTNLGCLIMYLIIIGDVLSGQGEHFGVLQEWFGIHWWNSRNFAILFIVLFVMLPLVLYRRIESLWLSSALAVLLAIVFVVICSVMVIIAILKGKTVSPRMLPQMDNQTSFFNLFTAVPVIVTAFTFHFNVHPIGTELGKPAAMSSAVKISLVLCAAIYFSIGIFGYLLFGDSIMPDILVNFDKSSGTSAISSMLNDIVRLSYAFHLMLVFPLLNFSLRANIDELIFPKKPFLATDNKRFVSLSLVLLAFSYIAAIFIPSIWYIFQFMGSTTGVCLAFIFPGAIALRDVHGISSRKDKIIAVIMIVQAVVTSLITIATNIYNMSGNSS, encoded by the exons ATGGCTCCGGCAAAAAATGAAGCTGGAGCTGACATTCCTCTATTGCCAAAGACAAAATCTAATACAAGAGAAAATCAACTACTGATTTTAAGAGCAGTTTTTAATGTTTCAACAAGTATTATTGGTGCTGGAATTATGTCTGTTCCAGCAACTCTGAAAGTCTTAGGTGTAATTCCAGCTTTTATATTGATTGTGTTGGTTGCCTTGTTGGTTGACATATCGGTTGATTTCATGTTGAGGTTTACGTATGCGGGCGATTCGAAAACTTATGCTGCATTAATGAATGAGTCTTTTGGGAAGATTGGTTCTGTTGCAGTGCAAATTGCTGTTATGTTCACCAATCTTGGTTGCTTGATTATGTACCTTATTATTATTG GAGATGTTCTTTCTGGACAAGGAGAACATTTTGGTGTTCTACAAGAATGGTTTGGGATTCATTGGTGGAATTCCCGTAATTTCGCCATCCTCTTCATTGTCTTGTTTGTTATGCTTCCTCTAGTCCTCTATCGACGTATTG AATCATTGTGGTTGAGTTCAGCATTAGCAGTTCTCCTAGCAATTGTATTTGTTGTCATATGTTCGGTAATGGTAATTATAGCAATCCTAAAAGGAAAAACAGTAAGTCCAAGAATGTTACCTCAGATGGATAATCAAACATCTTTCTTCAACCTTTTCACCGCCGTCCCTGTCATTGTTACAGCATTTACATTTCACTTCAATG TTCATCCTATTGGAACTGAGCTGGGAAAACCAGCAGCTATGTCGTCCGCTGTCAAGATTTCATTAGTACTATGTGCAGCTATCTATTTTTCAATTGGCATTTTCGGGTACCTTTTATTCGGAGATTCAATCATGCCAGACATACTTGTAAATTTCGACAAATCATCTGGTACTTCAGCAATCAGTTCAATGCTAAACGACATAGTTCGTTTGAGCTATGCATTTCATCTAATGCTGGTGTTTCCTCTCTTGAACTTCTCCTTAAGGGCCAATATAGATGAACTCATTTTCCCTAAGAAGCCCTTTTTGGCCACTGACAACAAACGATTCGTGTCTCTTAGTTTGGTTTTGTTAGCCTTCTCATATATAGCGGCCATTTTTATCCCGTCTATATGGTACATTTTCCAGTTCATGGGATCAACTACTGGTGTTTGTCTTGCTTTCATATTTCCAGGTGCAATTGCCCTGAG AGATGTTCATGGTATATCTTCGCGAAAAGATAAGATCATTGCAGTGATCATGATTGTCCAAGCAGTTGTGACTAGCCTTATAACAATTGCTACAAATATCTACAATATGAGTGGAAATAGTTCGTAG